A single region of the Pseudomonas sp. GGS8 genome encodes:
- the pqqA gene encoding pyrroloquinoline quinone precursor peptide PqqA, which yields MWHKPAFTDLRIGFEVTMYFANR from the coding sequence ATGTGGCATAAACCCGCGTTTACCGATCTGCGCATTGGCTTCGAAGTGACGATGTATTTCGCCAACCGTTGA
- a CDS encoding aldehyde dehydrogenase family protein gives MIYAQPGTPGAIVSFKPRYGNFIGGEFVAPVNGEYFTNTSPVTGEVIAEFPRSSAADIDKALDAAHAAADAWGKTSAQDRSLVLLKIADRIEQNLEILAVTETWDNGKAVRETLNADVPLAADHFRYFAGCIRAQEGGAAEINELTTAYHFHEPLGVVGQIIPWNFPLLMAAWKLAPALAAGNCIVLKPAEQTPLSIMVFAELIADLLPAGVLNIVQGFGREAGEALATSKRIAKIAFTGSTPVGAHIMHCAAENIIPSTVELGGKSPNIFFEDIMNAEPQFIEKAAEGLVLAFFNQGEVCTCPSRALVQESIYEPFMAEVMKKIVKIKRGNPLDTETMVGAQASEQQYDKILSYLKIAQEEGAELLTGGAAERLEGDLSSGYYIQPTLLKGHNKMRVFQEEIFGPVVGVTTFKDEAEALAIANDSEFGLGAGLWTRDINRAYRMGRAIKAGRVWTNCYHLYPAHAAFGGYKKSGVGRENHKMMLDHYQQTKNLLVSYDINPLGFF, from the coding sequence ATGATCTACGCACAACCTGGAACACCCGGCGCCATCGTTTCCTTCAAACCGCGCTACGGCAATTTTATCGGCGGCGAGTTCGTCGCCCCAGTCAATGGCGAGTACTTCACCAACACCTCACCGGTCACCGGTGAAGTGATCGCCGAGTTCCCGCGCTCCAGCGCCGCCGACATCGACAAGGCCCTCGACGCCGCCCATGCCGCCGCCGATGCCTGGGGCAAAACCTCGGCGCAGGACCGTTCGCTGGTGCTGCTGAAAATCGCCGACCGCATCGAACAGAACCTGGAAATCCTCGCCGTCACCGAAACCTGGGACAACGGCAAAGCCGTGCGCGAAACCCTGAATGCCGACGTGCCGCTGGCCGCCGACCACTTCCGTTACTTCGCCGGTTGCATCCGCGCCCAGGAAGGCGGCGCCGCCGAGATCAACGAACTGACCACCGCCTATCATTTCCACGAGCCGCTGGGCGTGGTCGGGCAGATCATTCCGTGGAACTTCCCGCTGCTGATGGCTGCGTGGAAGCTCGCTCCGGCCCTGGCCGCCGGCAACTGCATCGTGCTCAAACCGGCGGAACAAACGCCGCTGTCGATCATGGTGTTCGCCGAACTGATCGCCGACTTGCTGCCGGCCGGCGTGCTGAACATCGTCCAGGGCTTCGGTCGCGAAGCCGGTGAGGCGCTGGCCACCAGCAAGCGCATCGCCAAGATCGCCTTCACCGGGTCCACCCCGGTGGGCGCGCACATCATGCATTGCGCGGCCGAGAACATCATTCCAAGCACCGTCGAGCTGGGCGGCAAGTCGCCGAACATCTTCTTCGAAGACATCATGAACGCTGAGCCACAGTTCATCGAAAAAGCCGCTGAAGGCCTGGTGCTGGCGTTCTTCAACCAGGGCGAAGTCTGCACCTGTCCGTCGCGGGCGTTGGTGCAGGAATCGATCTATGAGCCGTTCATGGCCGAGGTGATGAAGAAGATCGTCAAGATCAAACGCGGCAACCCGCTGGACACCGAGACCATGGTCGGCGCCCAGGCGTCCGAGCAGCAATACGACAAGATCCTCTCGTACCTGAAAATCGCCCAGGAGGAGGGCGCCGAGCTGCTCACTGGCGGTGCGGCCGAGCGTCTGGAAGGCGACTTGTCGAGCGGCTATTACATCCAGCCGACCCTGCTCAAGGGCCACAACAAAATGCGCGTGTTCCAGGAAGAAATCTTCGGCCCGGTGGTGGGTGTCACCACCTTCAAGGACGAAGCCGAGGCCCTGGCGATTGCCAACGACAGCGAGTTCGGCCTCGGCGCCGGCCTGTGGACCCGTGACATCAACCGCGCCTACCGCATGGGCCGGGCGATCAAGGCCGGGCGCGTCTGGACCAACTGCTACCACCTGTACCCGGCCCATGCCGCGTTCGGTGGCTACAAGAAATCCGGTGTCGGCCGTGAGAACCACAAGATGATGCTCGACCATTACCAGCAAACCAAAAACCTGCTGGTGAGCTACGACATCAATCCGTTGGGGTTCTTCTAA
- the pqqB gene encoding pyrroloquinoline quinone biosynthesis protein PqqB — MHIRVLGSAAGGGFPQWNCNCRQCAAMRHGTLRAQRRTQSSIALSDGGVEWVLCNASPDIRAQLESFPALQPARRLRDTAIAGVVLLDSQIDHCTGLLSLREGCPHSVWCTERVHEDLSSGFPLFSMLKHWNGGLQWQPIGLDREPFSIAACPHLQFRAIPLVSNAPPYSPNRGNPQPGDTIGLFIEDLRSGASVFYAPGLGQVDAEVLSWMQRADCLLLDGTLWRDDEMRVCEVGQSLGREMGHLPQSGPGGLLEVLEGFSRQRKVLIHINNTNPILDEDSTERALLERRGIEVAYDGMSIEL, encoded by the coding sequence ATGCACATCCGCGTTCTCGGTTCCGCCGCCGGCGGTGGTTTTCCGCAATGGAACTGCAACTGCCGTCAATGCGCCGCCATGCGCCACGGCACCCTGCGCGCGCAACGCCGCACGCAGTCGTCCATTGCCCTGAGCGACGGCGGTGTGGAGTGGGTGCTCTGTAATGCTTCACCGGACATCCGCGCCCAACTCGAAAGCTTCCCGGCGTTGCAACCGGCTCGACGCTTGCGTGACACGGCGATTGCCGGCGTGGTCCTGCTGGACAGTCAGATCGACCATTGCACCGGGCTGCTGAGCCTGCGTGAAGGCTGCCCGCATTCGGTCTGGTGCACCGAGCGGGTACATGAAGACCTGAGCAGCGGCTTTCCCTTGTTCAGCATGCTCAAACACTGGAACGGTGGCTTGCAGTGGCAACCCATCGGGCTGGACCGCGAGCCGTTCAGCATCGCGGCCTGCCCACACCTGCAATTTCGCGCGATTCCGTTGGTCAGCAACGCGCCGCCGTATTCGCCCAACCGTGGCAATCCGCAGCCGGGGGACACCATCGGCCTGTTCATCGAAGACCTGCGCAGCGGCGCATCGGTGTTCTATGCGCCGGGGCTGGGGCAGGTCGACGCCGAGGTGCTGAGCTGGATGCAGCGCGCCGACTGTCTGCTGCTGGATGGCACATTGTGGCGCGACGATGAAATGCGTGTGTGCGAAGTCGGCCAGAGCCTGGGCCGCGAAATGGGCCACCTGCCGCAAAGCGGCCCTGGCGGCCTGCTCGAAGTGCTGGAGGGCTTCAGTCGTCAGCGCAAGGTGCTGATCCACATCAACAACACCAACCCGATCCTCGATGAAGACTCGACCGAACGGGCGTTGCTGGAGCGGCGGGGGATTGAAGTGGCTTATGACGGCATGAGTATTGAGCTGTAG
- a CDS encoding quinoprotein relay system zinc metallohydrolase 1, with translation MRWMLLLFICVSLPSLADPDYALKPRQIAEDTWLLEGSTDNFAKNNGGNIVNTAFIVTGQGVVVIDTGPSKRYGEALRKAIAATTDKPVIQVLLTHHHPDHVLGNQAFIDVPIGALAGTTELLHQQGNAMAENMYRLVGDWMRGTEVVLPTQTLTPGVQSFGNHDLRLLSLGGHTGADLAILDQKTGVLFAGDLVFYQRALTTPNSPGLSVWLADIATLQGLPWTLIVPGHGPVATDSKPFEQMRDYLSWLDQLMRDGAANGSDMAEMIRSPIPERFAGINLSRYELIRSVSHLYPRYERAQMTRVDSAKDL, from the coding sequence ATGCGCTGGATGCTGTTGTTGTTCATCTGTGTGAGCCTGCCGTCCCTGGCCGATCCCGATTACGCCCTCAAGCCCCGGCAGATTGCCGAAGACACCTGGCTGCTGGAGGGCAGCACCGATAACTTCGCCAAGAACAACGGCGGCAACATCGTCAACACTGCATTCATCGTCACCGGGCAAGGGGTGGTGGTGATCGACACCGGGCCATCGAAGCGCTACGGCGAGGCCCTGCGTAAAGCGATTGCCGCAACCACCGATAAACCGGTGATTCAGGTGCTGCTGACCCATCACCATCCCGACCATGTGCTGGGTAATCAGGCCTTCATCGACGTGCCGATCGGTGCTCTGGCCGGCACCACTGAGCTGTTGCATCAACAGGGTAATGCGATGGCGGAAAACATGTATCGGCTGGTGGGCGACTGGATGCGCGGCACCGAAGTGGTGTTGCCGACGCAGACGCTGACGCCTGGCGTGCAAAGTTTTGGGAACCACGATTTGCGGCTGCTGAGTCTGGGTGGGCACACCGGCGCGGATCTGGCTATTCTCGACCAGAAAACCGGCGTGCTGTTTGCCGGGGATCTGGTGTTTTATCAGCGGGCCCTGACCACCCCGAACAGCCCGGGGTTGTCGGTGTGGCTGGCGGATATCGCCACGCTTCAGGGGTTGCCGTGGACGCTGATCGTCCCCGGCCATGGGCCGGTGGCCACGGACAGCAAACCCTTCGAGCAGATGCGCGATTACCTCTCCTGGCTCGATCAACTCATGCGCGACGGTGCGGCGAACGGCAGCGACATGGCCGAGATGATCCGCAGTCCCATTCCTGAACGTTTCGCCGGGATCAACCTGAGCCGTTATGAGCTGATCCGCAGCGTCAGCCATTTGTACCCGCGCTATGAGCGCGCGCAGATGACCCGAGTCGATTCCGCCAAAGATTTGTGA
- a CDS encoding PQQ-dependent methanol/ethanol family dehydrogenase, with amino-acid sequence MTQPARRQPFVLSVLLSAMLLSGTALAGVTDQDILQDPKNPEQVVTNGLGVQGQRYSPLDTLNVDNVKDLRPVWAFSFGGEKQRGQQAQPMIKDGVMYMTGSYSRVFAVDARTGRKLWQYDARLPDDIRPCCDVINRGVALYGDLVIFGTLDAKLVALNKDTGKVVWSKKVADHKEGYSISAAPLVINGKLITGVAGGEFGVVGKIEAYDPKNGDLLWTRPTVEGHMGYVYKDGKAVENGISGGEAGKTWPGDLWKTGGAAPWLGGYYDPETNLLLFGTGNPAPWNSHLRPGDNLYSSSRLALNPDDGTIKWHFQSTPHDGWDYDGVNELVSFNYNEGGKEIKAAATADRNGFFYVLDRTNGKFIRGFPFVDKITWASGLDKNGRPIYNEDSRPGAPGSEAKGSSVFVAPAFLGAKNWMPMAYNRDTGLFYVPSNEWGMDIWNEGIAYKKGAAFLGAGFTIKPLNEDYIGVLRAIDPKTGKEVWRHKNFAPLWGGVLTTKGNLVFTGTPEGFLQAFNAKTGEKVWEFQTGSGVLGSPITWEMDGEQYVSVLSGWGGAVPLWGGEVAKRIKDFNQGGMLWTFKLPKDLVAKH; translated from the coding sequence ATGACCCAACCCGCACGTCGCCAACCCTTCGTCTTGAGCGTGCTGCTCAGTGCCATGCTGTTGTCAGGCACCGCACTGGCCGGTGTCACCGATCAAGACATTCTCCAGGACCCCAAGAACCCGGAGCAGGTCGTCACCAACGGTCTGGGCGTCCAGGGTCAGCGCTACAGCCCGCTGGACACCCTCAATGTCGACAACGTGAAGGACCTGCGCCCGGTCTGGGCCTTTTCGTTCGGCGGTGAAAAGCAGCGCGGTCAACAGGCGCAGCCGATGATCAAGGACGGCGTGATGTACATGACCGGCTCTTACTCGCGGGTGTTCGCCGTGGATGCGCGCACCGGCCGCAAGCTCTGGCAATACGACGCACGTCTGCCCGATGACATCCGTCCGTGCTGCGACGTGATCAACCGTGGTGTCGCGCTATATGGCGACCTGGTGATCTTCGGCACCCTCGACGCCAAGCTTGTGGCCCTGAACAAGGACACCGGCAAAGTGGTGTGGAGCAAGAAAGTCGCCGACCACAAGGAAGGCTATTCCATCAGCGCCGCGCCATTGGTCATCAACGGCAAACTGATCACCGGCGTGGCCGGTGGCGAGTTCGGGGTGGTGGGCAAGATCGAAGCCTACGACCCGAAAAACGGCGACCTGCTGTGGACCCGGCCAACGGTCGAAGGCCACATGGGCTACGTCTACAAGGACGGCAAGGCGGTAGAGAACGGCATCTCCGGTGGCGAAGCGGGCAAGACCTGGCCGGGCGATCTGTGGAAAACCGGCGGTGCGGCGCCTTGGCTGGGCGGCTACTACGACCCGGAAACCAATCTGCTGCTGTTCGGCACCGGCAACCCGGCACCGTGGAACTCGCACCTGCGCCCGGGCGACAACCTTTACTCGTCCTCGCGCCTGGCGCTGAACCCGGATGACGGCACGATCAAGTGGCACTTCCAGAGCACCCCGCACGATGGCTGGGACTATGACGGTGTGAACGAACTGGTGTCGTTCAACTACAACGAAGGCGGCAAGGAAATCAAAGCCGCGGCCACCGCGGACCGTAACGGTTTCTTCTACGTGCTGGATCGCACCAACGGCAAATTCATCCGCGGCTTCCCGTTCGTGGACAAGATCACCTGGGCCAGCGGCCTGGATAAAAACGGTCGGCCGATCTACAACGAAGACAGCCGTCCGGGTGCACCGGGCTCCGAGGCCAAAGGCAGTTCGGTGTTTGTAGCGCCCGCGTTCCTGGGGGCGAAAAACTGGATGCCGATGGCCTACAACCGCGACACCGGGCTGTTCTATGTGCCGTCCAACGAGTGGGGCATGGACATCTGGAACGAAGGCATTGCCTACAAGAAAGGCGCGGCGTTCCTCGGCGCCGGTTTCACCATCAAACCGTTGAACGAAGACTACATCGGCGTGCTGCGCGCCATCGACCCGAAAACCGGCAAGGAAGTCTGGCGCCACAAGAACTTCGCGCCGCTGTGGGGCGGGGTGCTGACCACCAAGGGCAACCTGGTGTTCACCGGTACGCCGGAAGGCTTCCTGCAGGCGTTCAATGCCAAGACCGGCGAGAAAGTCTGGGAATTCCAGACCGGCTCCGGCGTGCTCGGCTCGCCCATCACCTGGGAAATGGACGGCGAACAATACGTCTCGGTGCTCTCCGGCTGGGGCGGCGCGGTACCGCTCTGGGGCGGCGAAGTGGCCAAGCGCATCAAGGACTTCAACCAGGGCGGCATGCTGTGGACCTTCAAGCTGCCGAAGGATCTCGTTGCCAAGCACTAA
- the pqqC gene encoding pyrroloquinoline-quinone synthase PqqC produces the protein MTDTPLTPAEFEQALRAKGAYYHIHHPFHQAMYAGRATREQIQGWVANRFYYQVNIPLKDAAILANCPDRDVRREWLQRILDHDGAPGSEGGIEAWLRLGEAVGLDREQILSQELVLPGVRFAVDAYVNFARRACWQEAASSSLTELFAPQIHQSRLDAWPTHYPWINAAGYDYFRTRLSQARRDVEHGLRITLAHYVTVEGQQRMLEILQFKLDVLWSMLDAMSMAYELDRPPYHSVTTERVWHRGIAL, from the coding sequence ATGACTGACACCCCCCTGACCCCCGCCGAATTCGAACAGGCATTGCGCGCCAAAGGCGCCTATTACCACATCCACCATCCATTCCACCAAGCGATGTACGCCGGGCGCGCCACCCGCGAGCAGATCCAGGGCTGGGTCGCCAATCGCTTCTACTATCAGGTGAATATCCCGCTGAAGGACGCGGCCATCCTCGCCAACTGCCCGGACCGCGACGTGCGCCGGGAATGGCTGCAACGGATTCTCGACCATGACGGCGCCCCCGGCAGCGAAGGCGGCATCGAAGCCTGGTTGCGTCTGGGCGAAGCAGTGGGGCTGGATCGTGAGCAAATTCTCTCGCAAGAGTTGGTGCTGCCGGGTGTGCGATTTGCCGTGGACGCCTACGTCAATTTCGCCCGCCGTGCTTGCTGGCAGGAAGCGGCCAGCAGCTCGCTGACAGAACTGTTCGCGCCGCAGATCCACCAATCGCGGCTCGACGCCTGGCCCACCCATTACCCGTGGATCAATGCGGCCGGTTACGACTATTTCCGTACGCGTCTGAGTCAGGCCCGGCGCGATGTCGAGCATGGTTTGCGCATCACCCTGGCGCATTACGTCACGGTCGAGGGCCAGCAGCGCATGTTGGAGATTCTGCAGTTCAAGCTCGATGTGCTGTGGAGCATGCTCGACGCCATGAGCATGGCCTATGA